From Procambarus clarkii isolate CNS0578487 chromosome 14, FALCON_Pclarkii_2.0, whole genome shotgun sequence:
GTTAAATAAATATAGAAGAGAGTTAAGTGTTTCTTGCTGATTGGGAACTGATGTGGATTAGTCAAATGTGCTTCCAGTAAGAACTTTTTAAAACAAATCATTTaacaggtttcagcaatagattaTTGGATCAACGGGCAGACGAGGTTAATTAAAACTGGTATAGCATCAACTGGCCTCTTGCCATGCAACGTAATTCTTATTTTCTTATATTCATGAAACGACTTACAACGTTCAGCGTTCAACGATCCACAGGATCGTTATAGTTAGCCAAGGAAGTCAATTTAATCACGATTTTAATGAGAACGTAAAATGGCATTCTAACCAACCCATTACCGAAAACCTACGCGTTATCTACGATAACCTACGCGTCATCTAAGATAACCTACGCGTCATCTACGATAACCTACGCGCCATCTAAGGTAATCGTGCACTTTAAATTCTGGTATCGTGAAagtgactttagtttacacaaatatAATACCCAGGTATAAGTGTACAAACCTGTTTTAACGAATGATTAATATCGTACACTTGTAAaatattaatacaaaaaaataacAAGCTAATGGGATAGGTTATTCGAACGCTTCTGGTTAGACAAAAGCCACTTAAAATGTAACACTTTTCTAATTGTGAATGATGAATGTAATGTGTGCAACAAAAATCAGTTTGTTTAATCAACGGAGCAGTTTAGTGAGACAAAAACAATGGAGTGAATGCATGTgcttcccttccctccatcccctgTGCATCTGCCAGGGGGTAAAAAGCCAATCTCATCTGTTGTGTATAACTTGACATAAGAGGTAAAGCCAGGTGTGCTGACCGTAAAGCTGATGATGGCAGGAGTGGAAATGTTGCTTGTTGTTGCACAATGTTGCTTGTTGTTGCACACTGATGCTTGTTGTTGCACACTGATGTTTGTTGTTGCACACTGATGCTTGTTGTTGCACACTGATGCTTGTTGTTGCACACTGATGCTTGTTGTTGCACACTGATGCTTGTTGTTGCACACTGATGTTTGTTGTTGCACACTGACGCTTGTTGTTGCACACTGATGCTTGTTGTTGCACACTGATGCTTGTTGTTGCACACTGATGCTTGTTGTTGCACACTGATGCTTGTTGTTGCACACTGATGCTTGTTGTTGCACACTGATGCTTGTTGTTGCACACTGATGCTTGTTGTTGCACACTGATGCTTGTTGTTGCACACTGATGCTTGTTGTTGCACACTGATGCTTGTTGTTGCACACTGATGCTTGTTGTTGCACACTGATGCTTGTTGTTGCACACTGATGCTTGTTGTTGCACACTGATGCTTGTTGTTGCACACTGATGCTTGTTGTTGCACACTGATGCTTGTTGTTGCACACTGATGCTTGTTGTTGCACACTGATGCTTGTTGTTGCACACTGATGCTTGTTGTTGCACACTGATGCTTGTTGTTGCACACTGATGCTTGTTGTTGCACACTGATGCTTGTTGTTGCACACTGATGCTTGTTGTTGCACACTGATGCTTGTTGTTGCACACTGATGCTTGTTGTTGCACACTGATGCTTGTTGTTGCACACTGATGCTTGTTGTTGCACACTGATGCTTGTTGTTGCACACTGATGCTTGTTGTTGCACACTGATGCTTGTTGTTGCACACTGATGCTTGTTGTTGCACACTGATGCTTGTTGTTGCACACTGATGCTTGTTGTTGCACACTGATGCTTGTTGTTGCACACTGATGCTTGTTGTTGCACACTGATGCTTGTTGTTGCACACTGATGCTTGTTGTTGCACACTGATGCTTGTTGTTGCACACTGATGCTTGTTGTTGCACACTGATGCTTGTTGTTGCACACTGATGCTTGTTGTTGCACACTGATGCTTGTTGTTGCACACTGATGCTTGTTGTTGCACACTGATGCTTGTTGTTGCACACTGATGCTTGTTGTTGCACACTGATGCTTGTTGTTGCACACTGATGCTTGTTGTTGCACACTGATGCTTGTTGTTGCACACTGATGCTTGTTGTTGCACACTGATGCTTGTTGTTGCACACTGATGCTTGTTGTTGCACACTGATGCTTGTTGTTGCACACTGATGCTTGTTGTTGCACACTGATGCTTGTTGTTGCACACTGATGCTTGTTGTTGCACACTGATGCTTGTTGTTGCACACTGATGCTTGTTGTTGCACACTGATGCTTGTTGTTGCACACTGATGCTTGTTGTTGCACACTGATGCTTGTTGTTGCACACTGATGCTTGTTGTTGCACACTGATGCTTGTTGTTGCACACTGATGCTTGTTGTTGCACACTGATGCTTGTTGTTGCACACTGATGCTTGTTGTTGCACACTGATGCTTGTTGTTGCACACTGATGCTTGTTGTTGCACACCGATGCTTGTTGTTGCACACTGTTGCTTGTTGTTGCACACTGATGCTTGTTGTTGCACACTGATGCTTGTTGTTGCACACTGATGCTTGTTGTTGCACACTGATGTTTGTTGTTGCACACTGATGCTTGTTGTTGCACACTGTTGCTTGTTGTTGCACACTGATGCTTGTTGTTGCACACTGATGCTTGTTGTTGCACACTGATGCTTGTTGTTGCACACTGATGCTTGTTGTTGCACACTGATGCTTGTTGTTGCACACTGATGCTTGTTGTTGCACACTGATGCTTGTTGTTGCACACTGATGCTTGTTGTTGCACACTGATGCTTGTTGTTGCACACTGTTGCTTGTTGTTGCACACTGATGCTTGTTGTTGCACACTGATGCTTGTTGTTGCACACTGTTGCTTGTTGTTGCACACTGATGCTTGTTGTTGCACACTGATGCTTGTTGTTGCACACTGATGCTTGTTGTTGCACACTGATGCTTGTTGTTGCATACTGATGCTTGTTGTTGCACACTGATGCTTGTTGTTGCATACTGACGCTGACGAAGGCTGCTTACAAATACAACCCTAATATACAAGAGccaaacaaaagaaaagaaagaacagCAACGCATAATTATTTGCGTTATGAGGCAATCCAGTTAATGCAGCAACGTATTACTAAACTACATTACAGCATTACCAAGCTACATAGCCACAGGCTGCATCCAGTTACCTTTGCAAGTATGCATGACTAACCAAGATTATGATCGGCCTCCATTACCCTGCATGGTAGTCTTCATTACCATGCGGTCACTCTAGTTAGCGCCAGCACGCATTGTGGAGCTACATTCTCACAGGGTTTATCTTAAAACAGACATGGCTAATTTAACTTCAGGAAATAAGGAAATATTGATGACGAAGACAAGTGTGTATCGGTGTATTTCTTGGTTTACTATTTTGGTATACGTAAAAGTGTTATAACAAGAGTTTAACCTAGTGTCTTCCTCTGGAATCTAGTACAATAGTGCAAACCGTTCATCtatagaacgtcgtattttgacgtatactctatggCCTTAAAATTGTTGTACTATATAAtgatagcggctcgcgaaattgacatgctgtcctgttttctgttttgggttgtcTAGTAGGTTAGGATATGGAACTTTAGTATGaaaatttcttgacgttgggaaccttaggaggacaggctgaaTAGTGATAAACTTTAAGAGTAAGCTGTTATTCCAGCAACAGTCGATTAAGAATTGCTGTACTTGAATACAATAAAGGGTGATAATGATATTTTATGTATAATATTTGTTATGTCATTATCTGCTTATcaataattttattttaattcatatcaatgtaaatataaacaaaatttaattTGTACATAATGTTTTCATATTCATAGATAATAATAAAATACTACTTGGAGCAAAGTATAATAAAAGTTAA
This genomic window contains:
- the LOC123750649 gene encoding streptococcal hemagglutinin-like; this encodes MQQQASVCNNKHQYATTSISVQQQASVCNNKHQCATTSISVQQQATVCNNKHQCATTSISVQQQATVCNNKHQCATTSISVQQQASVCNNKHQCATTSISVQQQASVCNNKHQCATTSISVQQQASVCNNKQQCATTSISVQQQTSVCNNKHQCATTSISVQQQASVCNNKQQCATTSIGVQQQASVCNNKHQCATTSISVQQQASVCNNKHQCATTSISVQQQASVCNNKHQCATTSISVQQQASVCNNKHQCATTSISVQQQASVCNNKHQCATTSISVQQQASVCNNKHQCATTSISVQQQASVCNNKHQCATTSISVQQQASVCNNKHQCATTSISVQQQASVCNNKHQCATTSISVQQQASVCNNKHQCATTSISVQQQASVCNNKHQCATTSISVQQQASVCNNKHQCATTSISVQQQASVCNNKHQCATTSISVQQQASVCNNKHQCATTSISVQQQASVCNNKHQCATTSISVQQQASVCNNKHQCATTSISVQQQASVCNNKHQCATTSISVQQQASVCNNKHQCATTSISVQQQASVCNNKHQCATTSISVQQQASVCNNKHQCATTSISVQQQASVCNNKHQCATTSISVQQQASVCNNKHQCATTSISVQQQASVCNNKRQCATTNISVQQQASVCNNKHQCATTSISVQQQASVCNNKHQCATTSISVQQQATLCNNKQHFHSCHHQLYGQHTWLYLLCQVIHNR